The genome window aacattttgttatttaaatagagaatattttgtaacatccataatattataatattctaatatattttcatatattttatgagtatagattagaatatattttgaaatggtaattttgtattattatggtagaataatattattttgaaatgtaatagcataacattttgttatttaaatattattttgaaatgtaatagcataacattttgttatttaaatagagaattgaaatgtaatagcataacattttgttatttaaatagAGAATTTTGCTACAACTAAAGTTGTAAGCTTCCAACATATTATCTCATACTatttatcatttaaaaattaagaaaaaaaatattctaatgTATACGTATatggaggttacaaaataatatggaGTAGTATGGAGATTAATAATTTAGAATGCACGGAGGATTAAAAATCTCATTtagaataaattattaaaaatgttaagtaattaattatactttccttttgaaaaattaacaaatttataattctcaccatttttacctataaatattttgaaaatcataattcttcaatttgcacTGTTTGTCTCTTCTTCCCATTCTCTGTGAAATCATATCTTGGAGGCTCTCTTATTTTATTCTTCCACCTCCCTGTAAATATAATGGATTGGTGTTGCATCCATTATAATATCGAttttatgataaatattatttgttgtagcacaagattgtttttgtttttaatactTTGACGTTAGTCTCAATGTTTATACTTCggtttatgtatgtgtatgaaatatttttcGCAGTATGAACACATGGTGTTGTTGGAGTTGCTAAACAAGGGCCATCTAGATCCGGAGAAGAAGATAGGCAAAGGAGTCGATGACTTTTAGAAGAAATATGGGGTTTGACTGGTGATGTTTTATTGAAATCAATAAAAGAATATCACACTTTTTAACTGTAAAATCCAATGTTTACTTAGAacatttatgtatttgattttgaggtaattattaaattttatatcaatttaCCTTACGATattgtatgtacatacatacatactttcctccacattttcttcttcttcttaacttttttatcccttttattaatacctaataataattaccataaatacttattaataaatgtaaatttatattagataattatattaattattattaattattaaataaaatataatttatgtgtactatcttaattatatcttaattataaaaattctacctaataattttaatattacaaggtgtgagcataaatatagtATGTAcagtccaactattagcttaggcttttagttgagatggagcacatgctttaatggACACAATAAATACcatcataaataatgtttaataattgtcaaattgtattaggcaataaaaactaattcttaattattaagtcaattataaaatgttttgtacaatagacacattatttttaattattccggtttaataatattatttcttatttataaaaatttaaagtaatacttttagtactacggatgcgACTAAGGATTATCTTAATCATTAAGGATATTTATTTAgcttagtaataaaaaaaaacttaaaatatatgaattatagtagcacggtaatcaattagtaagacaattatattaggcaatctaattaataattttctttttaaattatatcatctttttaattataaatattttcctaaagcatatacacaaattatactaataaatatagagttaaaagtgtgtgtgtgtgtgtgtgtgtgtgtgtgtgtgtgtatatatatataaccataaaagtatcataataattaaatggaagaatgagaatataatttattttgtactaataatattgtaccttaaatataaaataagtatattaggcAGTTTTgttaatagataattaatatttaggtaCATTAATTTCAGCAAttattagaaattaatttttatgatatatatatatatatatatatatatatatatatatatatatatatatatatatatatttatttatttatttatttatttatttatttatttatttatacttatgtTATAATACTATAAGAacgtacaaaataaattattatttctatttttttgtgtaattactatggtaattTTATGCTACTCCCactttcttatttttatattaaagaataaaagtataattacacaatattttttactaacataattacacaatatatatatatatatatatatatatatatatatatatatatatatatatatatagagagagagagagagagagagagagaataaaataaacaatcattcaatattctgtgtaattactatggtaatctttctatatatatttttatacttaaggtataaaagtataattgtacaatattaatttaattatttgataattattatggtaattaaggaattaattgcatatgtgttagtataattgactaataattattatgctaattaagttaataaatgcATGAATGttagtataattataatttaacatggatcgttgaatttatttttataataattaaaattaattcatttagacATGGAGGATGGGTAAAAAAGTAaaggcgatatggtgaaaagaaatatacttacggtataaaagtataattacctaataataattgcttaataattatcatagtaattaagctgaacatgggttgttttatttagttttataataattacaattaaattatttctatttttaaccatatttattttagtaataatataattacacatagattttttcaagataattccagacaaacgagtcatatattgttcaattaattgaatgatacctttgcattaatcttataattagataaatgtacactttcaaatattaaaattgtttataatttcattttttattttattatctaattatataataaaaaaattttattcgtgcatcgcactGGTAAATTGAGAGGAgcgaaattgatttttcatattgAGTTAGAAGGGGAACGGTCGTGGTAGAGGTATGTAAATTATGCTATATATGTACCCGGGTcgatgttcataattttagaactctatgtttacaatttttaaaaaaattaaatgtattttttaaaatgttaataaatgaattagcttatccaatgcagattttttttattccaagctatacagttttcatctgattaccatattatttgcaaacatcattattttactcagtctaactataacacattaaaaaaataaaccaaattaattacacagataaaaccctaaggataaataaagtatgacctaaagagccaaaatttgacatgtttaggtagaattataACTCTTAACACATTATACAGCCCAACTGTTAggcaaaaatacacaacaaatcaaacatgcccacaaatcaaacattcatgaaataaggttaatctatatatacacttaaaaaaacagagctaatctatacatacctgctttagaaatatcttataatccatgaagtactaaggttctggatattttccaaaaaaaaaaaaaggttctggatattttactccagtaattctgaaataaagtactaaaaaactataattctaggtaatttactttattagtgatgtaaaataagtataaaaatttataataacaatatataatatactaccaatgtcgtatacaaaaaggttttcaataaattcaaaatagttacattgatatactattatgttttctttttatacaaagatgacaaaattgctatatttttacatagaaaatatatcatccgcataaataatttctataactgagttgctggGCAATGAGATAATTAGcctaattaatacaaatcataaatattgatatataaaatgtctaaagtttcagcaccggaTGCATATAATTACACATTGACTATTAGttgggcaattatttgctcagattcaagcaatgataacatcagaaaacacaatcgatcaaactcaattattcaattgcactatataatattcgattttataatttacataattgtatatcaatctaaatatttttaacgtattataacaaatccattccgtacAACGcatgggcgaaaatactagttgaattaaaaataatttcagtcaagtaTCGTTAACtgaatcaaacaaacaaaatgggacgaaggtagtattattttatactactagtttatctttgaaatattatcaaacaaagcttataatttattaataacttatagctatttttgaaatattatcaaacaaaacttattagtagcttaaaataagctataagcttagCCCgaagaaaaacataataatgtttatcttgatttggtAATAACTCTATACATTATAGAaatatttaactttaatttatcaATTCATTTCCAATTCAGTGCATGAGAAACAATAAATTGTTTTTTCCTCTTCAATTGCAAACATCAAACtgattaacttttttttaaaacaataataacaatatcaaactgaaaagaaaaaagatcatTGTTCTTAAACCAAGCCCCTCTCCagtttcctttttcttctacAATATCCTTGATCTTTCATCATAATTGCCAATTTTTAAAGAATACATTCCTTCTAAGAAAACAGAGGCAAGCAAAGCAACCCCAATTTAACAACAGAAAATTGCCTTCCCCAATGGAAATTTCACTTGAAGAGTCCCTCGTTCAGCCAATCCCTGTCAAGAAATCATTGTCACAAATAAACATCAGTTAGGTTTTAGCAGCAGTTTCATTTGGTGGAGAAACCGGTGGAAAGTATAGGTACAGTACTCTACTATTCTTACTTGCTAATGTCATCGAGGTGGTCATCAAAGTCTACGATGTCTTTCCATTTCTCTGACGAAATATAATCTAAAAGGACTACGTTTGCTGATGGCTCCTTGATCgtcaattgattgtttccatcTGATCCTACAAGTTTCCAGCTCCTAGAAGTGTCCTTTGCATACAGCTGACAACAAGAAAAATAACATGTGCCCAGTCACTTTTTTTTCCCCTATTATTATCAGATGAAGATATCTTAAGACGCATAGTAACATACAAACAtagaagtgaaaaaaaaaattatttaacacTAGAAATTGAATGAATGATGCAAACACAAACAAGATCATGTAACCATATATACAAGCATGCAACAAAGACTAATAATATAACTGAAAACCTCAACCAGATTGTAGATCTGAATCACCACATGAACATATGGTATTCAGCAGACTAATATAACCTAAGAAGCCTATATATTCCAAGTCTCAAATTAGTCAACTTCTGAGAACAAATTGCAATATatgttgaaatttgaaaagccACAGTTCTCACAAACAAATGccaatgaaaagtgaaaacaaaaacaaataaatgctTGTCATCAATCTAACCAACTAATGCATGCAATTATGCATGGAAGCATACATCCACTAAAGGTAAACAATCAAGCAGAATACCACAGACAGTTCAATAATCAAAGGCAAAGCTAACCTCATCAATCAAACACTTATGACACGCCAGCTTAACGTAGTCATGCATCATCCTATTAACGAAATCCCATAGAAATGCAacataatttcaaaattaaacatCACCACTTAGTGCACAAGGCTCCCACAAGAAAGGAGATAAAATCAAATGTATAGATAGTTGAGAGCTTTTACACTGCACAATTAAATCAAGTGCACTAAACATACAATAAGGCATCAGATCTGTGGGGTCATCAAAGATACAGCAGAAGTCAGTGATAGTGTCATAGGACcccattaaaattaaaaaataaaataaaaagaagaagacactCTGTATAAGAAAGAGGAGTTCAGTGAAGCGATTGATTTGGCATTACCAAAACTCAAGCAACTTCAAGTtggaaattatcaatttatcaatttatatttaGCAACACCATTATGGCTAAATGCAAAAGAATGAGCTCAAATCCAACTTCCCCACCCCCTACGAAATGCAATAAAAATGCTAACAGAAGACAATGATGCATCTACACTGATCAAAATCAAGTGTATGGAAACTTGATTAATAGAAAGATGCTAACTCTTTTAAATTTCTgaactaattagtaattacataAATTTACATTCTATGTTTCTAACAAATGCTCTAAACTCCAATAAAAAGATTGCAGTGACTGACCTGCATCACAGGACTCCTATCTTTACTCTTGGGCAAAGCTTCAAGCTTCCTGTTATCTAACtgacaaaattacaaaaacgATAGATTCAATCATCTATGGAATTAAACGAACTAAAATCTAGAAAGGTCATAGTTATAGTATACCAGAAGCAAAGCAGCTTGAGGAAAATATCGGTAGATGTGATCAGCAATATTCTTTGAAACAGTTCCGAGCTCGGCATCATCGAAACGCTCATTGCCGTGAAAGTAACCAACAATACTCAAACCCTTATCACCATAGTACTCCTCTATCTAAAAAAGAAATACTAAATTTTGATCAATAGCTGAGCAGtgaaccctaaacctaaaatatcctttaaaaaatgaaaatcaagaGTGAAGGGTATATGCGACTGACCATAATGAGGGAGATCTCAAGAGGAGGAAGGACTCCAAGTTGGGAGTGGAAGAGAGGGACTGAATCCGTGACTTCTACGGCGTCGCCGGTGGGTGAGGGACGGCCGAGGAGAACGCCGTTGACGGCAGAAGATTTGTGCTTGAGGGCATGGAGGACGAGCTTGATGTAGGCGTTTTGGTGGATCTCGTAGCGCGTATCGCACCCCATCACTCACTGAGTCGAAGTGCGTTTAGTGATGGAAAGCCGGCAAACAGAGAAGCCGTTCgaagtgagagagagagagagagggagagaggagGGAGAATCTTTGACCTCGATCTCTGTAATTCTCAACCAGTTGAGTTAGCTATGGATTTAAAAGTGTTGGGGCCGAAGCCTTCAATGCCTAATCCTCCACCACAACCAGCCCAACCTTAGGGGTGTTTGGTTGTACACTAGTTATATCGTGGATCCTAGTCTGAAAATGGCATCGTTTCTTAATAATGGTTGTCGTCAAAATTTAACGGAGctccataaataaaaatacagtTTATTTCAGATAATATTGTctaacatttgtttttatattatcaaatgaaactgaagttatatcgaaatgaaatcGTAGTTGTGTcgaaaggaaactgcaatgtatataaaaagaaattgaataattgtttcacatatttgagtgtataatgtcgaatgaaattgtagttatatcgaaaagaaactgtaattgtgttgaaaggaaattacggtgtatataaaatgaaattgaatatgttacACTAATATAGAATCACTTTACTCCTAACTGTGCGGACAACGCTGAAGAATGTTGTTTCTTTTAATACGGTGTTGTTTTGagccatggtccacagtataatctGCGTTGGTTGGatgaaaggaaaatattttcttaaaattgtgaaaaatgTTGTTTGggaaaataaattgaataaagaggtgatattttattttctgacgcatctatactattaataaaaacaatatcctcagttttaacttcacgcccaaaatagacctataatattatggtttgcgtaatattgtaaaataaggtaatagaattcctatccctaaaacagttgtaaattaaaatagaattcctaataaaatatattctttcctacgttcctattcgtaatacaattctagacaataattactaatggtaataattcagtatatatatttctctgcaatgcaatctatactattaataaaaacaatatcctcagttttaactttccgcccaaaattaataaaaacaatatcctcagttttaactttccgcccaaaattaataaaaacaatatcctcagttttaactttccgcccaaaaaagacctataatattttggtgtgcgtaatattgtaaaatatggtaatacaattcatatccctaatataattgtaaattaaaatagaattcctaataaaatatattattccctacgttcctattcgtaatacaattctagactagaattactaatggtaataattcagtatatatatttctctgcaatgcaatctatactattaataaaaacaatatcctcagttttaactttacgcccaaaacagacctataatattatggtttgcgtaatattgtaaaatatggtaatagaattcctatccctaatacaattgtaaattaaaatagaatttctaataaaatatattcttccctacgttcctattcgtaatacaattctagactagaattactaatggtaataattcagtatatatatttctctgcaatgcaatctatacttctatactattaataaaaacaatatccttagttttaacttcccgcccaaaacagacttataatattttggtgtgcgtaatattgtaaaatatggtaatacaattcatatccctaatacaaa of Ipomoea triloba cultivar NCNSP0323 chromosome 3, ASM357664v1 contains these proteins:
- the LOC116011951 gene encoding ER membrane protein complex subunit 8/9 homolog, whose amino-acid sequence is MGCDTRYEIHQNAYIKLVLHALKHKSSAVNGVLLGRPSPTGDAVEVTDSVPLFHSQLGVLPPLEISLIMIEEYYGDKGLSIVGYFHGNERFDDAELGTVSKNIADHIYRYFPQAALLLLDNRKLEALPKSKDRSPVMQLYAKDTSRSWKLVGSDGNNQLTIKEPSANVVLLDYISSEKWKDIVDFDDHLDDISKDWLNEGLFK